The proteins below come from a single Takifugu flavidus isolate HTHZ2018 chromosome 6, ASM371156v2, whole genome shotgun sequence genomic window:
- the map9 gene encoding microtubule-associated protein 9 isoform X2, whose translation MTNQEISTLNYTTRPKTAKRTTFQDELKAAVSARSRDTEMDQYSYSDDFSEAEDDFLHFLKSRQKKTGTFEDRNNVADKEPFDDRGQAGRMKRVSFMDTFSIGSDSEGVKDSDSHEHHPVHSSVHQQKKFNHLFSLQDSNNDDRDATFINEKGASARPQLATLDASISSSDPKEDIIVALPLVNSETEPPDPEERSSCVLQESCQTPQLSTADLRALALADDLAQKEPPKPKPRQRTFGKKLQTVDKVEEDAESQEFSRPQTSSISIPLYTDTSSDPDNFVSDNNNNNPDSKDSGAFEENHYPVAQLDHLSHLTTKTDDSRTSRNCSKTTQKSQRLLYKTVESKYLGTCKLLDHKVCVDGSQPQTVNSLRAVVYQKWLQEKKEAMKETMLLKKKEEITRDKKEKEQEDQKEAAVAAYEAWRKCKSENLEVKAREKQAKMRKEQRDLKEKEERKQSAKQVYEKWKSEHDQKLKEKLRKQREVERKSQSQKQENEEDRRKDSKYAFTSWSEKKKNVIHEKVTTESKCLKNKAEEERYLKEERDQMALEAYENWLTRKFLEDKRQREEMRIQTILRESPPPPWNPPNKTIPFRK comes from the exons ATGACAAACCAGGAAATTAGCACTTTGAATTATACGACACGGCCGAAAACAGCAAAGAGGACAACATTTCAG GATGAACTCAAAGCTGCGGTCTCCGCCAGATCAAGAGACACAGAAATGGACCAATATTCCTATTCTGATGACTTCAGCGAGGCAGAAGATG ATTTTTTACACTTCCTGAAGTCAAGACAAAAGAAGACTGGTACATTTGAGGATAGAAATAATGTTGCTGACAAAGAACCTTTTGATGACAGAGGTCAAGCTGGCAGGATGAAGAGAGTTTCATTCATGGATACATTTTCAATTGGCTCTGACTCAGAAGGTGTCAAAGACTCAGACTCACATGAACATCATCCAGTCCATTCTTCTGTCCACCAACAGAAGAAATTcaatcatttgttttctttacaaGACTCAAATAATGATGACAGAGATGCTACGTTCATAAATGAGAAAGGAGCATCTGCTCGCCCTCAATTGGCAACTCTTGATGCAAGTATATCATCATCAGACCCCAAAGAAGACATAATTGTAGCTTTGCCACTGGTTAACAGTGAGACGGAGCCCCCAGAccctgaagagaggagcagttgTGTTCTACAAGAAAGCTGCCAGACGCCACAGTTATCAACAGCTGACCTCAGAGCTTTGGCCTTAGCAG ATGATCTCGCTCAGAAGGAGCCACCAAAGCCTAAACCAAGACAACGGACATTTGGAAAGAAATTGCAGACTGTTGATAAAGTGGAAGAAGATGCAGAGTCTCAGGAGTTTAGCAGACCCCAGACCTCTTCTATATCCATTCCTCTCTACACCGACACATCAAGCGACC CAGATAACTTTGTGtctgataacaacaacaacaacccagaCAGCAAAGACTCTGGAGCATTTGAAGAGAAT CATTATCCCGTGGCACAGTTAGATCACCTCTCTCACCTCACTACAAAGACAGACGATAGCAG AACATCGAGGAATTGCTCAAAGACCACTCAGAAATCTCAGAGACTGTTGTACAAGACAGTGGAATCAAAGTATTTGGGGACCTGTAAACTTCTGGATCATAAAGTCTGCGTAGATGGATCTCAACCACAAACTGTGAATTCTCTCCGAGCTGTCGTTTACCAG AAATGGCTTCAGGAGAAAAAGGAAGCAATGAAAGAGACAATGTtgctgaagaagaaagaggaaatcaCAAGAGACAAAAAGGAAAAG gagCAAGAAGACCAGAAGGAAGCTGCAGTTGCAGCTTATGAGGcttggagaaaatgtaaatcAGAGAATCTTGAGGTGAAAGCCAGAGAAAAGCAAGCTAAAATGAGAAAGGAGCAAAGAGACctcaaagagaaggaagaaagaaagcaatCTGCAAAACAG GTGTATGAAAAGTGGAAATCTGAGCATGATCAAAAACTCAAAGAAAAGTTAAGAAAACAAAGGGAAGTTGAAAGGAAAAGTCAGtcacaaaagcaggaaaatgaggaggacagaaggaaagaCAGCAAATACGCTTTTACCTCCTG gtctgaaaagaaaaaaaatgtaattcatGAAAAAGTCACAACAGAGAGTAAATGTCTAAAGaacaaagcagaggaggagcgatatctaaaagaagagagagaccAAATGGCCTTAGAAGCATATGAAAACTGGCTG
- the map9 gene encoding microtubule-associated protein 9 isoform X1: MTNQEISTLNYTTRPKTAKRTTFQDELKAAVSARSRDTEMDQYSYSDDFSEAEDDFLHFLKSRQKKTGTFEDRNNVADKEPFDDRGQAGRMKRVSFMDTFSIGSDSEGVKDSDSHEHHPVHSSVHQQKKFNHLFSLQDSNNDDRDATFINEKGASARPQLATLDASISSSDPKEDIIVALPLVNSETEPPDPEERSSCVLQESCQTPQLSTADLRALALADDLAQKEPPKPKPRQRTFGKKLQTVDKVEEDAESQEFSRPQTSSISIPLYTDTSSDPAWAEEERMNSCSNSEQWQLRDNFVSDNNNNNPDSKDSGAFEENHYPVAQLDHLSHLTTKTDDSRTSRNCSKTTQKSQRLLYKTVESKYLGTCKLLDHKVCVDGSQPQTVNSLRAVVYQKWLQEKKEAMKETMLLKKKEEITRDKKEKEQEDQKEAAVAAYEAWRKCKSENLEVKAREKQAKMRKEQRDLKEKEERKQSAKQVYEKWKSEHDQKLKEKLRKQREVERKSQSQKQENEEDRRKDSKYAFTSWSEKKKNVIHEKVTTESKCLKNKAEEERYLKEERDQMALEAYENWLTRKFLEDKRQREEMRIQTILRESPPPPWNPPNKTIPFRK, encoded by the exons ATGACAAACCAGGAAATTAGCACTTTGAATTATACGACACGGCCGAAAACAGCAAAGAGGACAACATTTCAG GATGAACTCAAAGCTGCGGTCTCCGCCAGATCAAGAGACACAGAAATGGACCAATATTCCTATTCTGATGACTTCAGCGAGGCAGAAGATG ATTTTTTACACTTCCTGAAGTCAAGACAAAAGAAGACTGGTACATTTGAGGATAGAAATAATGTTGCTGACAAAGAACCTTTTGATGACAGAGGTCAAGCTGGCAGGATGAAGAGAGTTTCATTCATGGATACATTTTCAATTGGCTCTGACTCAGAAGGTGTCAAAGACTCAGACTCACATGAACATCATCCAGTCCATTCTTCTGTCCACCAACAGAAGAAATTcaatcatttgttttctttacaaGACTCAAATAATGATGACAGAGATGCTACGTTCATAAATGAGAAAGGAGCATCTGCTCGCCCTCAATTGGCAACTCTTGATGCAAGTATATCATCATCAGACCCCAAAGAAGACATAATTGTAGCTTTGCCACTGGTTAACAGTGAGACGGAGCCCCCAGAccctgaagagaggagcagttgTGTTCTACAAGAAAGCTGCCAGACGCCACAGTTATCAACAGCTGACCTCAGAGCTTTGGCCTTAGCAG ATGATCTCGCTCAGAAGGAGCCACCAAAGCCTAAACCAAGACAACGGACATTTGGAAAGAAATTGCAGACTGTTGATAAAGTGGAAGAAGATGCAGAGTCTCAGGAGTTTAGCAGACCCCAGACCTCTTCTATATCCATTCCTCTCTACACCGACACATCAAGCGACCCAGCT TGGGCAGAAGAAGAGCGAATGAATTCATGCAGCAACAGTGAGCAGTGGCAGCTCAGAG ATAACTTTGTGtctgataacaacaacaacaacccagaCAGCAAAGACTCTGGAGCATTTGAAGAGAAT CATTATCCCGTGGCACAGTTAGATCACCTCTCTCACCTCACTACAAAGACAGACGATAGCAG AACATCGAGGAATTGCTCAAAGACCACTCAGAAATCTCAGAGACTGTTGTACAAGACAGTGGAATCAAAGTATTTGGGGACCTGTAAACTTCTGGATCATAAAGTCTGCGTAGATGGATCTCAACCACAAACTGTGAATTCTCTCCGAGCTGTCGTTTACCAG AAATGGCTTCAGGAGAAAAAGGAAGCAATGAAAGAGACAATGTtgctgaagaagaaagaggaaatcaCAAGAGACAAAAAGGAAAAG gagCAAGAAGACCAGAAGGAAGCTGCAGTTGCAGCTTATGAGGcttggagaaaatgtaaatcAGAGAATCTTGAGGTGAAAGCCAGAGAAAAGCAAGCTAAAATGAGAAAGGAGCAAAGAGACctcaaagagaaggaagaaagaaagcaatCTGCAAAACAG GTGTATGAAAAGTGGAAATCTGAGCATGATCAAAAACTCAAAGAAAAGTTAAGAAAACAAAGGGAAGTTGAAAGGAAAAGTCAGtcacaaaagcaggaaaatgaggaggacagaaggaaagaCAGCAAATACGCTTTTACCTCCTG gtctgaaaagaaaaaaaatgtaattcatGAAAAAGTCACAACAGAGAGTAAATGTCTAAAGaacaaagcagaggaggagcgatatctaaaagaagagagagaccAAATGGCCTTAGAAGCATATGAAAACTGGCTG